From Lewinellaceae bacterium:
TCTGCGACGGCCTGGACAACGACTGCAACGGCAGCATCGACGACGGATTGTCCTCTACCAGCTACTTCCTCGATGAAGACGGCGATGGCTTCGGCGATGCCGCTTTCAGCCTGGATACCTGCCTGGCCGCTCCGCCCGAAGGCTATGTTGCCAACGAAACGGACTGCAATGACGCCGACTCCGACATCAATCCCGATGCCGAAGAGGTGCTGGACAGCCTGGACAACAACTGCAACGGCATGATCGACGAAGGGCTGGTGGTTGCTACTTCTATAGAACCCGCTGGCTGGGAGTTCTTCCCCAATCCGGTTCGGGAAGAGCTGATCCTTCAATCCGGTTATGCAGGCGCCGTCACGGCCCGGCTGTACAGCGGGGAAGGTAAAATGAGCCGGGAGGCGCGGCTGGATATGGCATCCGGCAGGGCCGTTCTGAATTTGCAGGGCACCGCCGCTGGATTCTATTTCCTGGAATTATTGGATCAACAGGGAAAACGGCTGTTGATTGAGAAGATTTTAAAATATTAGCAACTGGCCTTCCAGGTTTCTTCCTGGTAAACCTGGAAGGCTCTTTTCCATTTTATCTCTAGTGGCCTGTCGGAGAACAGGCTCCTAAACCTTCCACAACCGCAACAACAATACCTCCCCCGCCAGAAAAACCAGCGCCAGGATGAGGCACCAGCGCCACAGCGGCGTACCCTGGCTTTGCTCCTCAATGCGGGCGGTCAGCACGGCCGTATCGGCGATGTTGATGATGTTGGCTTGTTCGCCGAGCAATTCGCGGAGAGCATCAGGGGAGTAGTAATCGAGCACCGACTCCCGGCGGTCGTAGTTGAAGGCATAAGCGCCGAGGGGTTCGGCCTCTTTGAGGAATAGAGTGTAAAAGCCGGCATCCCGGACCTGATTGTTCACGCCCAGAAACACCTTGGCGCCGATGACGCGTTGTTCGGGGATAAATTCCTTGCCCTGGCCTTTTAGCTTGTAGACAATATCCGAGCTGGCGGCCTGATGGTTGGCTTCGATTACTTCATCCCTGCCAATAGTATAGGCAATCTTTTGCCCTTTGCCGGAAGATATGGCCATTTTGTAGAGCATGGGGATGAAAATCTCGCCATTGCGGACCAATCCGTTGTATTGCTCATCGAGCGGCGCGGCGCAAAGGTAGAGGTTGCCTTTGTCTACCTGGTACTTGGCCAGGAAGGTATTGCCGTCGCGATAGGTCAACAGGCGTTCCTCGCTGCGGCTGGCGGAGGAAGACAGGCGGAAGTTGCCCTGCGTGGCCGGCAGTTTGAGGTTGGCGCTTTTATTTTCGAACACGTCATTGAAAATGAACTCTTCGGTATTGACTGAACCAATGGCGCGGGGTACTTCTTCAAAGCTCTGCAACTCGTTGGCCGGGAAGGCAGCCAAAAAGCTGCGGTAGGCTTCGATATTGGCGTTCCGCCCGGGGAAAACCAGCAGGTTTCCGCCTTCTTTTACATACTGGGCCAACTCGAAAGCGAGCCCGGTGGAGATGTTGTTCAGCCCGTTGGCAACGATGAGCTGGTAGTTGGAAAAGCTGGAATAGTCGAGGTTCTGACTGAGCAGGTTGTCCAGCTTAAAATTGGCCATGCCTTCGAAAGCGGCGGTGAGGTAGCGGTCGGGGGCCGATTCGTTAACCGACAATACATTGATCTGCTCTCTGACGTTGAAGGAAAAATAGTACGTATCGTCAAACTGAACCGGATAATCGGTTATGGCCAGCACCGCTTCATGCCAGCCCGTGCGCTGGATAGAGAGGTTGACCGTATCCAGCACGGAAGCATTGGCGGGGATGGAAAGCGCGCCCACTGGTTTGGTTTGCCCTTCAAAACGAATGGAAAGGCGGATGTTATCCGCTACTTCACCTGAAAGGTTCCGGACTTTGACGATCACGGCGTTGGCCTGGCCGGCCATGGGCACCGGCGCGTTGAACCAGGCTGAGTCGATACTGATGTTGCGTTCCTGGACAGCCTGGAGGGGGATGAGGTTGAGCTCCAGAGTGGTGTCGGCATAGTTTTCTATATCGGTGATGTTGCGCTGGAAATCGGAAATCAGGTAGGACACGTGGTTGCCGGTCCGGGCGGTACTCAGCGCCTGGCGCTGGCGGGTGAGCACTCCGGAAAGCGCTTTCACTTCAGGGCTGATGGTTACTTCGTCGATGAGGGACAGGGCGTCGTCTCGGCTTACCAGGCGCTGGTGACGCCCTTCAAAATCGTTGGTCAGGATCTGGAACTGGTCGTCCGGCGCGTAGGCTTGAACGGCTTCGCGGGCGCGCTGCTTAGCCTTATCCAGCAGGGGCACATCCTGGCTGAGTGCCTCCATGCTGAAGGAGTTGTCGATGAAAAGGCTAACCGCTTTATTGCCGGCCTTCACTTCCGTATCTTTAGCGGGCACAAATGGCTGGGCAAAGGCCAGCACCAGAAAAGCGATGGCCAGCAGCCGCATCAGCAACACCAGCAGGTTGCGCAGTTTGGAACGGGCGCTGGTTTCCTCCTTCACTTCTTTCAGGAAACGCACATTGGTGAAATAAACCTTCTTGAAGCGCCGAAAGTAGAACAGATGGAGTATGATGGGGATGGCCAGGGCGGCCAGGGCGAACAGAAATGTCGGGTATAAGAACTGCATGGTATATGGTTGCGGTTGCGTTTTTTTATTTTTTGTTGCATTTTATCTCCGGATGCCCCGGGGCTAGATAAAATGCAACTGGTTTTCCGGGCTTAATCCCCGGCCAATCAAACTGAATTAAATAACAACTTTGCCGGGGGTAGGTTGCGTTGTTGTTCGGTTTCCGCCTGTGCCTCTTTCAAGGAACGCAAATGTAGGGTATTTCTTTTGGGGTAGGAAACATAAGGGGTGAGGAAATAAATAAGCTACTCAAAATGTT
This genomic window contains:
- a CDS encoding BatA domain-containing protein, which codes for MQFLYPTFLFALAALAIPIILHLFYFRRFKKVYFTNVRFLKEVKEETSARSKLRNLLVLLMRLLAIAFLVLAFAQPFVPAKDTEVKAGNKAVSLFIDNSFSMEALSQDVPLLDKAKQRAREAVQAYAPDDQFQILTNDFEGRHQRLVSRDDALSLIDEVTISPEVKALSGVLTRQRQALSTARTGNHVSYLISDFQRNITDIENYADTTLELNLIPLQAVQERNISIDSAWFNAPVPMAGQANAVIVKVRNLSGEVADNIRLSIRFEGQTKPVGALSIPANASVLDTVNLSIQRTGWHEAVLAITDYPVQFDDTYYFSFNVREQINVLSVNESAPDRYLTAAFEGMANFKLDNLLSQNLDYSSFSNYQLIVANGLNNISTGLAFELAQYVKEGGNLLVFPGRNANIEAYRSFLAAFPANELQSFEEVPRAIGSVNTEEFIFNDVFENKSANLKLPATQGNFRLSSSASRSEERLLTYRDGNTFLAKYQVDKGNLYLCAAPLDEQYNGLVRNGEIFIPMLYKMAISSGKGQKIAYTIGRDEVIEANHQAASSDIVYKLKGQGKEFIPEQRVIGAKVFLGVNNQVRDAGFYTLFLKEAEPLGAYAFNYDRRESVLDYYSPDALRELLGEQANIINIADTAVLTARIEEQSQGTPLWRWCLILALVFLAGEVLLLRLWKV